The Candidatus Binataceae bacterium genome has a segment encoding these proteins:
- a CDS encoding ABC transporter substrate-binding protein, with the protein MKIQLSIGMASNPRTWPILDGRVQPDGIDLIPSVVHPSELFWRQLRFGDFDVSEMSFSSLMMTIARGDERWVGLPIFTTREFFHTRILVRRDAGIERPQDLKGKRVGVPEYQMTAALWTRGVLQHEFGVEPREMQFWMERTPEHSHGGATGFTPPPGVVVHQIPADEDIGTMLLAGKLDATLRYIVDNNLVDRARADLRGHPEIHPLFDPIAEGTRYFRKTGILPINHGMVIKRELAQKYPWAILNLLKAFEQANAIANRERLEHVEYHLACGLLTPESRAALQTPLVQHGIRANRKTLETAAQYSHEQGLTPRLMRLEEVFAASAMDQ; encoded by the coding sequence ATGAAAATCCAGCTTAGTATCGGGATGGCTTCCAATCCGCGAACTTGGCCGATTCTCGACGGCCGGGTGCAGCCCGACGGCATCGATTTAATCCCCAGCGTGGTCCATCCCTCCGAGCTGTTTTGGCGCCAGTTGCGCTTTGGCGATTTCGACGTCTCTGAGATGTCCTTCTCTTCCCTGATGATGACCATCGCCCGTGGCGATGAGCGCTGGGTCGGGTTACCAATCTTCACCACTCGCGAATTCTTTCACACCCGCATTCTGGTGCGCCGCGATGCCGGCATCGAGCGGCCACAGGACCTCAAGGGCAAGCGGGTGGGGGTACCGGAGTATCAGATGACGGCGGCGCTGTGGACGCGCGGGGTATTGCAACACGAGTTTGGAGTCGAGCCGCGCGAGATGCAGTTTTGGATGGAGCGCACGCCCGAGCACAGCCACGGCGGCGCCACCGGCTTTACCCCACCGCCAGGGGTGGTGGTGCATCAAATCCCGGCCGACGAAGACATCGGCACCATGTTGCTGGCGGGCAAGCTGGACGCCACCCTGCGCTATATCGTCGACAACAACCTGGTCGATCGCGCCCGCGCCGACTTGCGAGGCCATCCGGAAATCCACCCGCTGTTCGATCCGATAGCCGAGGGAACGCGCTATTTTCGCAAGACCGGAATCCTGCCGATCAATCATGGGATGGTGATTAAGCGCGAGTTGGCGCAAAAATATCCCTGGGCGATCCTCAATTTGCTTAAAGCCTTCGAGCAGGCCAACGCGATCGCCAACCGCGAGCGGCTCGAGCACGTCGAGTACCACCTGGCCTGCGGGCTGCTTACGCCTGAAAGCCGCGCCGCGTTGCAAACTCCGCTGGTCCAGCACGGCATCCGCGCCAATCGCAAGACCTTGGAGACTGCGGCGCAATATTCCCACGAGCAAGGGCTGACGCCGCGCTTGATGCGGCTGGAGGAAGTCTTCGCCGCCAGCGCGATGGATCAGTAA
- the nagA gene encoding N-acetylglucosamine-6-phosphate deacetylase produces MRALVGLVALPDGALAPGRLVFSSTITEVDLSSGAPGGDYILPGLIDLQVNGGGGIDVPRATPSALGELARRLALAGTTAFLPTAITAPLEELAQVERVVAEAIQSQRPPGAELLGLHLEGPFISPVRLGVHPQHALEPRGPALERIAALERLRLITMAPELPGAPAAIQALRRRGVAVSLGHSDATLEQTRAALAAGAGMFTHVFNAMRPLHQREPGIVGAALAPGSAFAGLIADGVHLHPEIVRLLYRARGAGGLLLTSDSVAPASLEPAPPPAIGAHRIGARLAGSLITMLDGLRFMVEKVGAGVGEAALMAATNPARVLALEERGRIAPGTRADLLVLDRQLRLKAVFLGGEELS; encoded by the coding sequence GTGCGCGCACTAGTTGGTCTCGTTGCCTTGCCCGACGGCGCGCTGGCGCCGGGCAGGCTGGTCTTCAGCTCAACGATTACCGAGGTTGACCTGAGTTCGGGCGCGCCCGGCGGCGACTATATCCTGCCCGGCCTGATCGATTTGCAAGTCAACGGCGGCGGCGGGATCGACGTGCCCCGCGCGACCCCCTCGGCATTGGGCGAGTTGGCGCGCCGCTTGGCGTTGGCGGGAACCACCGCTTTTCTGCCGACCGCGATTACCGCGCCGCTGGAGGAGTTGGCGCAAGTCGAGCGCGTGGTGGCCGAAGCGATTCAATCCCAGCGGCCGCCGGGCGCCGAATTGCTGGGTCTGCATCTGGAGGGGCCCTTCATCTCACCGGTCCGGCTCGGCGTCCATCCCCAGCATGCGCTTGAACCACGCGGGCCGGCGCTGGAGCGAATCGCGGCGCTCGAGCGCTTACGGCTCATTACGATGGCGCCGGAATTGCCCGGCGCGCCAGCGGCGATCCAAGCGCTGCGCCGGCGCGGCGTGGCGGTCTCGCTGGGCCATTCCGATGCCACCCTGGAGCAAACCCGCGCCGCGCTGGCGGCCGGCGCCGGCATGTTTACCCATGTCTTCAATGCGATGCGTCCGCTGCATCAGCGCGAGCCCGGGATCGTCGGTGCCGCGCTGGCGCCCGGTAGCGCGTTTGCCGGGCTGATCGCCGACGGGGTCCATCTTCATCCTGAAATCGTGCGCCTGCTCTATCGCGCGCGCGGCGCCGGCGGTCTGCTGCTCACCAGCGACAGCGTGGCGCCAGCATCGCTGGAACCAGCGCCGCCGCCCGCCATCGGCGCCCATCGCATCGGAGCGCGGCTGGCCGGCAGCCTGATCACGATGCTCGACGGGCTGCGCTTCATGGTCGAGAAGGTGGGAGCCGGAGTGGGCGAGGCCGCGCTGATGGCGGCGACCAACCCGGCCCGTGTGCTGGCGCTGGAGGAACGCGGGCGGATCGCGCCGGGGACGCGCGCCGATCTCCTGGTCCTCGACCGGCAACTGCGACTCAAGGCGGTCTTCCTGGGCGGCGAGGAATTAAGCTAG